TCAACTAAACATGGAATGGATCTGTATTCTAGTCCCATGAAGCTGAGGTGTTGAAGCAGTTGGCTGAGAAACGAGAGCATGAAAAAGAGGTGCTGCAGAAGGCAATTGAAGAGAACAACAACTTCAGCAAAATGGCAGAGGAGAAACTGACCCACAAAATGGAAGCCAACAAAGAGAACAGAGAAGCACAAATGGCTGCAAAACTGGAGCGCTTGAGAGAGAAAGTAAGTTTGGAGACCAACCAATCTTGTAAAGGTTGGAGGATAACGGTGCTGCACTGTACATGGACATGAGAAGATAGGTCACTGCCCTGAGGGGTTATCAGTTAACCTTGCTGAAAATAGGAGGTTGGCTAACATAGACATTGGCAGCCTTGACTCTTTTAATAACTAATGGCCCAGAACCTAAACACAACTCTCTAGGATGTGCTCTTAAGAAGCTGTTAACTTATAGTTGTGTGGCTCCATTCCTGTAAACTTAATCCAAGTAAATATCCCAGCTCTGGTAGAATCAACATTCTCCCAAATAATTGATCTTCttgtttttaacttttaactttccTTCCCCAGGACAAGCATATTGAAGAAGTACGGAAGAACAAAGAAGGGGGCAAAGAACCTGGTGAGGATGAAAGTGTCTGACTTCATCCTGGAAACTGACTTTCTCCCCTTCGTCTAAATATCCAAAGACTGTATTGGCCAGTGTTTTTTGTTAAGTTTCTAGAAAACTGATGTAGAGCTGTATAGTTAAATCCAACTGTACACTTGCTTTGGGGAACTAGAGGGGAGCCCTTTCATGTTCACTCTTTTTCTAAAATGTTGTCTTTCCAGTGTAGCTCTTGTTGCATTCTTCTATTCCAGTGCATTTGTTCCTGGATTGATGGCTAGTGCTGTATTCAGCTCTGACATGTCTGTGAACAGAATATATAGTGTCATGTTCATGCTGAATCTGTTACACTTAATCTGTCAGTCTTAAGATATTGCTGTAACCAAGTGACTTAATAAAGCTGCACAATGCTGTTATCACAGGTGACTGAGACTAGCATGATGTATACTAAATATGCAACTGAAGCATAGTTATGGCTAGAACACTTTGATGCAATATTAGAACACACAAGCCTGCAATTGATGCTCCTGTAACCAGTGATATTCTACAGTCTCCCTCTTCCCTAGAGTTGTGCCTATTGTCCTAATTTTACAAGAAGAGCTTTGTCTTGCACCTCAGCCGTTGTCAGCTGCTGTTTTGTTCAAACAATTCTGAACCACCTCCCTCCTTAGATATGCTTCTACTTCTAACAAATAACTCCTTGTTACCATGTGACTATGATCTGATCTTGAAAGCAGTTGATTGTTTGCTTGAAGCATTTAAAATTTTGGGGTGTTGACAGAACAGTACACTGGTGAGTTGTCATTGTTGGAAATTCTGTCCCAGTTTCAGTTACGATGGCAAATGTAGACAGACTTGGATGAACAGGTGGTCCAGGACAGTTAGAATCTGTTGTGGAAAAGACTGGCTTCCTAGCTAAAAGCAGTCCAGGACTGCAGTGACTTGTTAATACAGATTAGGAGTTTTCCTTAAACAGTTGATCAAACAGAACTCCTGCTTCTCGATAAAATGTATGTTGCATTGATGGGTTCCCTGACAGACCTGCATAGGAATACAGAGGTGCTCAATATGACCGGAAAATAGTTCAGTTCTGCAAAGTTATTGTACAGCCTAATTGAAAATGTGTTAAAATGAGCTAGGCATAGGCTTCAGCCTTAGTTGATATTTATTGTAGGATGCTGCTTAATTATTGGGTGAATGTGGGGAGTGATGGCAAAACAAAACtgctgttagcagctgcttgtgCTTTGCTGTATTGGGTCTTAATGTAGGAGTTTGTTGGCTAAATGGCTCCCCCCTGTGGCAAATTATTAAATGACTGCAGAGAATGGAGTTCCCATACATAGGGTTGAGTCTGAACTTGCCCTTTTCACCTACATGGTGAACAGCTTCTGTGAACAAAATCTGTCCAGTAGGAATCCATGGGCTCTCCCCTACTCCAGTATTGAGAACTGCCTACTTTGTAGCAGCAGCTTACCTAGATATGAGTGATAAGACATGGATCTTCTCTCCTCATTTGCTGGCATGTTTCTAATTAGAGTAGTTCACCTGGTGCTGGGTTCTTCATGCTGTATTCTTGGATGGTATAAATGTAAAGATACTTCCTGTGCATGTCCTGTGTCCAATGTGTATGCTTGATCCAACTTGCTCATGACATCAACCTACAACTACTCATCTGTGTAACTTTATAGATCTAGTCAGCTATCAATAAATAGACGGAAGTAAATTGGTTCTTTTTCTTTGCTGTCTAGATAGCAAATATAGCACTGCTGATGGAACTTCCTgcaacatgggggtgggggagagaaatgtAGCAGTATACAACAATACTTATGTTTACATCAGAAGCAGCTATCCAGATTTAATAGGGAGGGGAGAATAGATGAAAACTAGACAGTTCATAGAAAACTTCAATGTGAGTGTTTGGGTTTCATAACCAGCTGCATACATTGAGCAACCAGCTCTAACTTTGTCTACAGATGTCATAATTATTTGCATCCTAGCTACACACTGCTACTTGGACACTTTGGGCTAATTGGGAAGTGCACTGCTAAGGAAGTGGGGTTATAAGCAGAACTTCCCAACCTGGCTTTGTGTGCTGGCAAAATTTTCACCAGTTTCACTCTTGCAGATTAATCTTGGAGCAAAGATTATGCATTTTTTAGGGTTGGGAGGAAAAATGATGGTAAACAAAGAGTAGCCTTTTAAATTGCCCAGCAGGCCATAGCTTAACTTCATGTTTGGCTTACTAATAGCTAATGCTTTGTTAATATGGAAAGATCATATTTAATACTATACTATAGACTTGGCTCATGATTTGTTTTGGATTACTTGGTAGAAAAACTAAGGAAAAGTGTTGTGTTGAGGCTACTGATCTCCAAGAACTCAAGTATTGTGAATCGCTGTCTTGCAGTGTTATAGTAACATGGAAGAAGTGTCTAAGATTCATTCAGTTTCTACGCTCTGTACTTCAGGGTTGATGCAAATCGGCAGGGGCCTGCAACTGACGAGCCCATGTCAGGTAGGCTAAGGGCCAGCTCAAGATCTTTTGGTGCGAGTTGTCTGGGTTAACTCAAAGCTACTTATCTGAGCAAATGGAAACCTGAGTGTCTAGCAGATCTCACTGTTTACTTGCAAGCTGAGTTAGATATCCAAGTTAGCAGTTGGATATGGTACATAGAAGAGCAGCTGAAATAGTATGAATAAGCGAAAAATGGTCACCATGTTCCTTACGTAAAATTAACTGAATGGATTTTGAAGGATGGGATCAGGTCAGGTCAGTAGAATAGCTAGCCAGTGGTGCAAGCAGCTGGCATCATCCAGCAACTGAAACTGCACCAAGTCAAATGAAACTTTGATCTTAAATCCTGATTGCATGAGGAAAGGGATGTTTACCATGTTTTCTGAGAGGAGGTTTAAACTCACTTTTATAAGGTGGAATAGCTCTCCTTTGTGGTGTCTGCAGTCACAGGTATGCAGGCACAGAACTCTTCTACAACTTATTACAGAAGCTTCTAGAGCTTTTGAGCATTGTGCCCCCATGTGCAGTAGTGTCTGAAATGTGAGTAGACTGCCCAGTGTCTTACTTTATGATCACCACTGAAGTAGTACAGGGAGGACCATTTCCTCTGTCCAccacatgcatttttttctcaGTTTATACCCTCATTGCAGGCTTATGCAGTTAAAATTTCTAACAATGTTTTCTATAGTTAGTGGTCCTTGCTCTTACAAAGAGCAGGGTCAGTTGATGTTTTGCTGTGCGGGTGAAACTTCCCTTCACTGAGGGGCACAACATGCATCTTTTCTGCCTGGAAGACAGCCACCCTGTAGCACCTCCACTTAATACCAGTAAGTCTCGTGCTGCTGGCTAGTACTTGGGATCCTCCTAAAGGCAAAACACCAGAAAACATttctggaactccccccccccccaaaaaaaaaacaggtcacCTTTTGAGGTGAAACAGTCAACACTGACCCATCTGAGCTCAGAAACCTTGGATAGCAATCTAGGCTAGGAGAGATCTGACTCCCTAGGGGAGCTCTTCCTGAGTTCAGACATAACGGTCTACTACTTCAGAGTAAGAGATTGTCCAGATTTGTCAATCTTTCCCCAATGGGTCTAGACCCTGATCACTGATGTTGAGGGGGGAGAAGGATCTTGAACAGGGCCTAGCAAACTACCATGGAGTACATGTTTCATCATGCTAGTGGTTCTCCAGAAACCTAAGCATCTCCCACTCAAACTGGGAGATGAGCTTGAGGTAGTCAAATTACATATGCTTTCACTGATATTACTCACATACAGTAGGCATACTACTATACCCGTCTACTGTTAAGACAACTATATACTGCTCTTCAGTAGgagtaattcacaaagcaatttatataGTAAAATCAAtgaatggttccttgtccccaaaggagTCACCTCTTATAGTCAGCAGAGGACACACTATGAAGGGTGCCTCTTTTCCCAGATTAGCAAGGTAGTCAATATGGGGAAAGGAATCCTTGCTCCTGGACTTCCGGTTGTCATCTTTAGCCATTGCTGCAGGGAGCTGCCCCCAGCAAGTGACTGTGCCACCGGAAGAACCAACCACTGAGTGGCACCTTACCACATCAGTTCATTGCTCAATTGGCACCAGTTACAGCACTGCACGCTCTACATGTGATACCAGTGGCACAAATGATCAGCTGGAGTATGTTCCAAAAAACAGGTCACCTTTTGAGATGAAACAGTCCACACTGACCCATCTGAGCTCAGAAACCTTGGATAGCAATCCAGGTTATCCATGCTCTGCCAGCTCTTCTCTATAGGTGCTGAGCCCTCACCAGACCATATGGTGGAGCCTAGGGCTCCTCCCACAGAGGCCTTAAAATTGTATGGCATCTACTCTCACCTTAAAGTACCACCAGGAAGTAGTATGTTGATGTGTCTATGCCTTACCAAAGCTGCCTGTTCTCTTAAAAGTGGCAGAGAAAGCTTGAGAGAAACTCAACACAGGCTGCTGTACGGAAGGGACACCCCATGGCCAGCTCTCAGCACGGACCTGCCTCTGCACAGGTGACCACTTGAATGTCCACTCATACAGGTGGGCAACTTGTCCCCCTCGCTCTCCTTTTATGCACTCAAACTCAATGCCGTAGCTATGGGTGGCAGGAGCAAAGCGCAGGCCCTCTGCCCGCATCCCGCTCTTTGGGGGCAGCAAGTGCGAGCAGGGGCGCAGCTGGAGGGGGTCAAATCAAGCCCTGAGTTTTGTGGGGAGCCTCAGGGCAGCATGCGAGCGGCCCCTCTCCTAAtgaacttttccgagtggtgaagaccagaagtgattgtgaggagcaccagaaggatctctccagactggcagaatgggcagcaaaatggcagatgcgcttcaatgtcagtaagtgtaaagtcatgcacattggggcaaaaaatcaaaactttagatataggctgatgggttctgagctatctgtgacagatcaggagagagatcttggggtggtggtggacagatcgatgaaagtgtcgacccagtgtgcggcggcagtgaagaaggccaattctatgcttgggatcattaggaagggtattgagaacaaaatggctagtattataatgccgttgtacaaatctatggtaaggccacacctggagtattgtgtccagttctggtcgccgcatctcaaaaaagacatagtggaaatggaaaaggtgcaaaagagagcgactaagatgattacggggctggggcaccttccttacgaggaaaggctatggcgtttgggcctcttcagcctagaaaatagacgcctgaggggggacatgattgagacatacaaaattatgcaggggatggacagagtggatagggagatgctctttacactctcacataataccagaaccaggggacatccactaaaattgagtgttgggcgggttaggacagacagaagaaaatatttctttactcagcgtgtggttggtctgtggaactccttgccacaggatgtggtgatggcatctagcctagacgcctttaaaaagggattggacaagtttctggaggaaaaatccattacggggtacaagccatgatgtgtatgggctatgtcagaatgccagatgcaagggagggcaccaggatgcaggtctcttgttatctggtgtgctccctggggcatttggtgggccgctgtgagatacaggaagctggactagatgggcctgtggcctgacccagtggggcagttcttatgttcttatgaaccaaaAGGGGGAGAATGCCtggctccggaggggaggggagaagccccTCGCGTGCCCcggcgaggctccctgccaagCGCAGCGCTTTGCCCTCTCCAGCTACGGCCCTGCTCGCACAGCCAAAGAGCGGGCTGCGGGCAGAGGCGTGCGCGTTGCTCCAGCTGGGGGTGCAAAGCGCGGCGCCTCCTCTGTGCAGACCCGCACCTGCCCTCCCAGCCCAGTTATGCTTGGAGCCCCTCGGCGGGGCGGCTCCTCCCCGTCCAGCGCGCCGAGTCGGCCTCACTCCCTCCCTGGCGGAGCCCAAGCGCGGGGGTGGCGCTCCCGCGCCTGGAGAGAGGAAGCCGGGCGGGGGCGCCCTCCTGCCGCTGCGGCTGCCGGCCGGCTTCGCTTCGGCCCGCGCCGCTCCTCTGGGCTCCGGCAGGGGGAAGCGCCGCTCCTTCGGGCCTCGGCTGCCGCCGGCAGGAGGCGCTGCGCCGCGCTGCAGACGGTcccgggcgggcaggcggggaacTCCCGCGGGGAGTGGCTGCTTTGCGCAGGGGGGTGCCCGGGCTCGCTGCCTTCTGCCTGCCGCGGGAGGCTCGGAGCATCCGCCGCTGGAGGGAGGTGAGTGCCAGCCGCGGGGGCATCGAAGGGCCCCGATccgcaggccagccagccagccagccagcaggctCCGTGGTGCAGCCGCGCAGAGCCACTGCGGGGAGCGCAGGGAGGCAGCGAGGTCTGGGGCGACGCCCGCCTCCCGCGGAGCTCCCCGGGCTCCCTGCCTGGGAGCAGGTCCCGTCCAGTCCGGCGCGGCTTCCCACAGCAAGTCCTGCGCTGGGGCgatggcatagccagaggggggggcaaagcgctgagtttggcagggagtctcacGGGGCGGCGCTGGCTCCGAAGGCGAGTGGCCGCTTGCGCGCCCgggtgagactccctgccaaactCAGCGCTTTGCCCccttctggctacgccactgaggaagggaaggcagcaaaAACCGTGTTTGCTGCAGCAACAGGACCAGCTGGGGCTTGCCAGGTCCAGTGGAGCCTGGAGGCGGCAGGAGCCAGGAGTGGGGTGACGTCTTGCTCCAGATTGGGGCTCTTGCTGCTTTTGCCAGCCCTGGAAACCTTGACGTCTGCGCCTTGATGCGCAGGAAGCTGCCCACAGGTGGCTCCTGGGggatgcaggcaggcagcagggtgCAGTGAAGACCAGCCATGGGAGCACCTTGAGCCCATTCCTCAAGCTAGACTCGCGCACtgcccaaaccatggtttggggcAGTTTCTGAGAGGGGGCAGGTGGCAAACAGCACCCCTCGCTCACCCCTCTACTCACTGCCTGCAGAGCCATCCTGGGCTGGCTTTCACCTGTGGCGCCAGAGGTGGGCCTTGATGGGAGTGTTCACATGTACAGGCGTTCCACTCTCAACCCTTGCTTGGTGACAGATGGTCCTTTGGCGGAGGGAACCCACCGACTGGGGTTGATGTTACAGTGAGGGGAGCATTTCTCCCTGGCAAAGTTTGCACAGTGGTCATGCAGTGCGCAGGGCTGCCCTTCAGCCCGGCCTCTGGATCTGTCGCTTTCTGGGAGCTGCATGTCTGTAGGTCATCCAAGAGGTCATCTTGGGCAGCAGGTtgacccagggcctaggagaggagggtaatttgtactcgggcccagggtctaaagtggggcccagaagtttcctgggatctggcattttcctatctactcagacttgttgctcctatgggatgctggggacactactgatgccatatgggtgggtagacctgggctcctaagacttttccagctgtctctcccctcccctcaccctgcttcgtccctccctgctcctattctgcttgcccgtcaccaccctcccatgctctttcacccctccccttttgcaaaggggcccaaaagaaactttgtaccccctgataaaattcctctcagaggcccctgGGTTGACCAGAGACACCCCatccacctgcctccactgctgctcctcttcccatccctggactggaaaagggacaATGTGGAAAGGGAAGTGGGAAGGAGAGGACTTGCCTGAGCtcaacacttcctgtttttgttccatctcttcttccttttccagtccagggagtgggaggagcagaggctggttccTGAAAGTCTTGGGCTGAGCCTTCATGTGCGGCTGCAAAACCGCTAGAGAGGAATACTCTTGCTCTGTTGTCCAGAGCCATGACTGTTATCCTCTATTAAAAACTTTCCAAGGGTGGCTGTGTTAGCCTGTTAAAGCAGAGACAACCGAGTGTTTCAGAGCACCTTCAAGAGAAACCCACGTAGTTCAGCACACGCCCTTGAGTAGTACAGTCCACTTCACTGAATAAATCTTGGTCGGTCGCCTGTGTTTTTGCTGATCAGCTCAATAACTGATTAATTACTGTGGTTGCAAACAGTGATTCTGAAATTCTGCCTTCTTTGTTTGGCGAAGATGTGTCTCAGAAGGCATCATCTTAgaagggggaatgcctcttctctcATACAACAGCGAAAATTTTCCTAAGGCAGCACCCACTGCCTGTAGCTCTTTTATGTATTTGTAGTATTGACTTTTAATAAAATTTCCTGGCTGCTAAATTGGGCATACTTTTTTCAGCCTGTTCAAATGCTTTGAATTGATTAATCTAGCCAAAATTGCCCCAGTGCACAGCCCTAGCTATAACTGGAATGTTTGTAATTAGCTATATGTAATTAGCTAATGTTTGTAATTAGCTATAACTGGAGTGTTGACAGGATCCCAGTTACTCATGCATACACTCTCTCTCCCTGACCTGGTACCACACACTTGAAAAGAGACCCACACAGAGATTAGCAGCTGGAGCCAAAGATGACCTTATTCCGCCTGCAGAAGCTGACTTCCACTCATGGAAGGGCTGCTTTACACTTGAATGTTGTGCGAGGAAATTGGTGCAGACGCTCCTCTGCTGGTGCAACTTCTTGCAGAGTCAGAATTGTGAAAAcaactaccagcccaatcctattcaacattccagcactggtgcaactgcaatgcagccacagggtattattattattattattaacagtatttatataccgcttttcaactaaaagttcacaaagcggtttacagagaaaaatcaaacaactaatggctgcctatcccaaaagggctcaccatctaaaaagatgcaaaaagaatactggcagacagccactagaaaagacactgctgggatgaggtgggccagttactctccccctgctaaaaagaggagcacccacttgaaaaagtgcctcttgcccaattagcaggggtaagggaacaaatgttcctatatcttaaggaggcctctgtgactgcatcctcaacacaggaagcagtgcataccccataggtacagcagcactggcactggaaaatgggataggattgggccctacagaCCCTCCCTCTGACAGGCTTGTGGGATATCACGTGCTTGAAGAAGCACTTATGGAATACCGATAACCCAACATGCATTCAGTTTTATTAAAAAAGGGAGATGGAAATATGAAACAGCGCCTGTGCTTGGAGTGTCTGGAGCAGTTAATAAAATCCGGGAGAGGACAAAGCAAGAATGTTTT
This sequence is a window from Tiliqua scincoides isolate rTilSci1 chromosome 10, rTilSci1.hap2, whole genome shotgun sequence. Protein-coding genes within it:
- the STMN1 gene encoding stathmin, with protein sequence MASSDMQVKELEKRASGQAFELILGPPSKEVVPEFPLSPPKKKDLSLEEIQRKLEAAEERRKSHEAEVLKQLAEKREHEKEVLQKAIEENNNFSKMAEEKLTHKMEANKENREAQMAAKLERLREKDKHIEEVRKNKEGGKEPGEDESV